The following coding sequences lie in one Paenibacillus durus ATCC 35681 genomic window:
- a CDS encoding DUF6530 family protein has translation MKIPTTLKHKPVIVSENYENVDGRYANQSDAKGLSLGLAQWNDRGKVDISAKVWRHTGEKWSRQSEELPLHRVLDLAILVTRSMVHFREAYRYQNLYDPENPVIDRVGLQGDAMTVSVCTDNDRINEDIKLFSQALSDDSELIGERLSTLSRILKEMSY, from the coding sequence ATGAAAATTCCGACAACGCTAAAGCATAAACCGGTTATCGTATCCGAGAATTACGAGAATGTGGATGGCAGATATGCGAATCAATCGGACGCGAAGGGATTATCGCTCGGATTGGCTCAGTGGAACGACCGGGGGAAGGTCGATATTTCCGCCAAGGTGTGGCGGCATACGGGAGAGAAGTGGTCCAGACAATCGGAGGAACTGCCGCTTCACCGGGTGCTTGACCTTGCCATTCTGGTAACCAGAAGCATGGTCCATTTCCGGGAGGCTTACCGGTATCAGAATCTGTATGATCCCGAGAATCCGGTGATTGACCGCGTGGGTCTGCAAGGGGATGCGATGACTGTATCCGTATGCACGGACAACGACAGAATCAACGAAGATATCAAGCTGTTCAGCCAGGCGCTGAGCGATGACAGCGAACTGATCGGCGAGCGTCTAAGTACGCTGTCCCGGATTTTGAAGGAAATGAGCTACTAA
- a CDS encoding GIY-YIG nuclease family protein, translating to MSLDKQKKKELASAYAQSFRPMGVYQIRNVKNGKILVLGSMDLTGAKNRLEFLQQTNINNINELKQDWKEYGGDSFVFEELDQIKPREEILNDISELNEYQEEVDALLELWIEKLQPFGDKGYNKPKRK from the coding sequence ATGTCTCTGGATAAGCAAAAGAAGAAAGAGCTTGCCTCGGCATACGCGCAGTCGTTTCGGCCGATGGGCGTTTACCAGATACGAAATGTGAAGAACGGTAAAATCTTGGTGCTCGGCAGCATGGATCTGACCGGGGCCAAGAACCGGCTTGAGTTTTTACAGCAGACGAATATTAACAACATCAATGAACTGAAGCAGGACTGGAAGGAATACGGCGGCGACAGCTTCGTATTTGAAGAACTGGATCAAATCAAGCCGCGTGAGGAAATCTTGAACGACATTTCGGAGTTAAATGAGTATCAGGAAGAAGTGGATGCGCTGCTTGAGCTGTGGATTGAGAAGCTGCAGCCCTTTGGGGACAAAGGGTATAATAAGCCGAAGCGGAAATAA
- a CDS encoding copper amine oxidase N-terminal domain-containing protein, translated as MKKRLLFISAIVSSLLLSGGILPPSTAQAEAVPAYVQLTFTNGGTLTMGSSGNAIIKDGVAYLAASTALIAGLKITWDQTHKRAEFTGWEKSFTVRVGSRTGVLDGKAVSIGGVPFIYNKELYIPVKFMVKALEGGTVRWDDKKRTFLANGLHLYRSYSETFEGTVYSVSLDTGELYESSRQGEKVKIADLGTNLDVVDFTFERTSGGLLLLRISNIYGEPHVNTAYFTFVLRNGAVIRKGQIAGRASFGEPAARIDGKLLLSDGRTLRLVEDGTGNVAETVDLAKLMNADATQNADTLYHVEAFYSDVALIRPSNTGLLTLVDRSTGASTLLYREFFDADRQREIEEGDPWFLGDFLRFAGRSGDTLTFTYNTGHEIVKYTHILPAAPQQ; from the coding sequence ATGAAAAAAAGATTGCTATTCATCAGTGCCATAGTCTCATCGCTGCTGCTTTCCGGCGGCATTCTTCCTCCCTCAACGGCGCAAGCGGAGGCGGTACCCGCATACGTTCAGCTTACGTTCACAAACGGCGGCACGCTGACGATGGGATCATCCGGCAATGCCATCATCAAGGATGGCGTCGCCTATTTGGCCGCTTCCACAGCCCTGATAGCCGGGCTTAAGATCACGTGGGATCAGACGCATAAGCGCGCCGAATTTACCGGTTGGGAGAAAAGCTTCACAGTTCGGGTCGGGAGCCGAACCGGTGTGCTTGACGGCAAGGCTGTCAGCATCGGAGGTGTTCCTTTTATTTATAACAAGGAGCTTTATATTCCAGTGAAGTTTATGGTAAAAGCGCTCGAAGGGGGCACCGTCCGCTGGGATGACAAGAAGCGCACGTTTCTAGCTAACGGACTACATTTATACCGCAGTTATTCGGAGACGTTCGAGGGTACCGTATATTCCGTTTCGCTTGATACCGGGGAATTGTATGAATCATCCCGGCAAGGCGAAAAGGTTAAAATCGCCGATCTCGGCACCAATCTTGATGTCGTCGACTTTACATTTGAGCGTACATCGGGCGGTCTGCTTCTTCTGCGCATCAGCAATATTTACGGCGAGCCGCATGTCAATACAGCCTACTTTACCTTTGTGCTAAGAAATGGCGCCGTCATACGAAAAGGACAAATTGCTGGCCGCGCTTCCTTTGGGGAGCCTGCCGCCCGGATTGACGGGAAGCTGCTGCTGAGCGACGGCAGAACGCTGCGGCTTGTGGAGGATGGCACAGGCAATGTGGCGGAGACGGTCGATTTGGCCAAGCTAATGAATGCAGACGCCACCCAAAACGCCGATACGCTCTATCACGTAGAAGCCTTCTATTCAGATGTCGCGCTGATCCGTCCTTCCAATACCGGATTGCTGACACTTGTCGACCGCTCGACCGGAGCAAGCACGCTGCTGTACCGGGAATTTTTCGATGCGGATCGGCAGCGGGAAATCGAGGAAGGCGATCCGTGGTTTTTGGGGGATTTTCTCCGGTTTGCCGGACGGAGCGGAGATACACTGACTTTTACGTATAATACGGGACATGAAATCGTTAAGTATACGCATATACTACCCGCCGCTCCGCAGCAGTAA
- a CDS encoding copper amine oxidase N-terminal domain-containing protein: MKIRNTFLLIVFITSLLTINNPVHAESYTRDISYEQQILLNINGFYLLYTTPQAPYIDDDNRTMVPLRSFTKLLGAKATYDALNKTAVIQSGEQSLKLKLNSKTVYINGERKEMDTNPVMKANSVFIPLKSIIDTFRIRSEQQSMNGGGALIVLKDDRFLTQGPLQQIREMRITEQSATDKYYGIFPRFLKMEEAQYEVNMRIESRNTLGQKVEFSNIDLGMWLVLKNEIQKINPDITDNQTLEKGGFFTHNFTISNQSIGDIEYIFSFPKIKE; encoded by the coding sequence ATGAAAATAAGAAATACGTTTTTGCTGATCGTTTTTATTACGTCTTTGCTTACGATTAACAACCCCGTTCATGCAGAAAGTTATACTAGGGATATAAGTTATGAACAGCAGATTTTACTTAATATTAATGGTTTTTATTTGCTGTATACTACGCCTCAAGCTCCTTACATTGATGACGATAATCGAACGATGGTGCCTTTACGCTCATTTACAAAATTGCTTGGAGCAAAAGCAACATATGATGCTTTAAATAAAACAGCAGTGATTCAATCGGGAGAGCAATCGTTAAAATTAAAATTGAACTCTAAAACCGTCTACATAAATGGTGAAAGAAAAGAAATGGATACTAATCCTGTTATGAAGGCAAACAGCGTCTTTATCCCATTAAAATCGATTATTGATACTTTTCGAATTCGTTCAGAACAGCAATCCATGAATGGAGGAGGGGCACTCATTGTTTTAAAGGATGATCGTTTTCTGACCCAAGGTCCTCTGCAACAAATAAGGGAAATGAGAATAACTGAACAATCTGCAACTGATAAATATTATGGTATTTTCCCCAGATTTTTAAAAATGGAAGAGGCACAATATGAAGTCAATATGAGAATTGAATCAAGAAATACATTGGGTCAAAAGGTCGAATTTTCAAATATTGATTTGGGGATGTGGCTGGTATTAAAAAATGAGATCCAAAAAATTAATCCCGATATAACGGATAATCAGACTTTGGAGAAAGGGGGATTTTTTACACATAACTTCACCATTAGTAATCAAAGCATTGGAGATATTGAATACATTTTCAGTTTCCCGAAAATTAAGGAATAG
- a CDS encoding carbonic anhydrase: MNLMKPYSRLLLCGLMMGLLASCAEKEQTLQNTESHPPTQAAQAAKVHWSYEGETSPEHWGELEEDFGTCKVGKEQSPIDIEAADVKKDTSLSPVEVDYSPTEVSLVNNGHTIQVNVSGENNHIVLEGKTYTLKQFHFHLPSEHEVGGKHDEMELHFVHKTADGDTAVLGVLINGGAENAELNKLWSRLPQKESEEAVAIDGKFDLKALLPGDLHSYRYHGSLTTPPCTEGVQWILLQQPVEWSEAQIGAFRSIFPHDNRPVQPLDGRTLETEG, encoded by the coding sequence ATGAATTTAATGAAACCGTATTCCCGGCTTCTGCTCTGCGGATTGATGATGGGACTGCTGGCAAGCTGCGCGGAGAAGGAGCAAACCTTACAGAACACGGAGAGCCATCCGCCCACGCAAGCGGCCCAGGCCGCTAAGGTTCACTGGTCGTATGAGGGAGAGACATCACCTGAACATTGGGGCGAACTTGAAGAAGATTTCGGGACCTGTAAGGTGGGAAAGGAACAATCGCCCATCGATATTGAGGCTGCCGATGTGAAAAAGGATACCAGCCTCTCTCCAGTGGAAGTCGATTATTCGCCTACGGAAGTGTCTCTCGTCAACAACGGCCATACGATACAGGTAAATGTGTCGGGGGAGAACAACCACATTGTTCTGGAGGGAAAGACCTATACGCTGAAGCAGTTCCACTTTCATTTGCCAAGCGAGCATGAAGTAGGCGGCAAGCATGATGAGATGGAATTGCATTTCGTTCACAAGACCGCTGATGGAGATACTGCGGTGCTCGGCGTCCTGATTAACGGCGGCGCGGAGAACGCGGAACTGAATAAACTGTGGTCCCGGCTTCCCCAGAAAGAGAGCGAAGAAGCAGTAGCAATTGACGGTAAATTCGATCTTAAGGCTCTCCTGCCGGGAGATCTTCACTCTTACCGCTATCACGGATCGCTAACGACGCCGCCATGCACCGAAGGGGTGCAGTGGATCTTGCTTCAGCAGCCGGTCGAATGGTCCGAGGCGCAGATTGGCGCTTTCCGAAGCATTTTCCCGCATGATAACCGTCCGGTTCAGCCGCTTGACGGCCGGACTCTTGAGACGGAGGGGTAA
- a CDS encoding FprA family A-type flavoprotein, which translates to MYNVQEIAPAIYWVGGTDKRLERFENMFPLPQGVAYNSYLIMDEKTALMDTVDSAISAQFLENIEHVLGGRTLDYLVVGHMEPDHCANIEELVRRYPELKIVGNKKTFQFMEQFYNFSKPDNYLIVKEGEELSLGEHTLRFMMAPFVHWPEVMFTYEVSKKILFSADAFGCFGSLSGNIFSDQTDFDGVYLEESRRYYSNIVGKYGPQVQTVLKKVAKQDIEMICPLHGPVWRENLSYILDRYQKWSTYQPEKTGVVLVYASMYGNTENVMNLIASKLSAKGVQDIRMYDVSKTHPSYIISDAWKFSHLVFGSPTYNLGLYHGMQALLHEMASLNLQNRKVSLVGNYTWANAAVREMTEILESMKKIEFIGEPFEINSALKPEQLPELDLLVEAIYDSLNADTEEAVAASAGTAGN; encoded by the coding sequence ATGTACAATGTTCAAGAAATCGCGCCCGCGATCTACTGGGTGGGTGGCACCGACAAAAGACTGGAACGTTTCGAGAATATGTTCCCGCTGCCTCAAGGAGTTGCCTATAATTCCTATTTAATCATGGACGAAAAGACCGCGCTTATGGACACGGTGGATTCCGCAATCAGCGCACAATTTCTGGAGAATATCGAGCATGTGCTGGGTGGCCGGACGCTGGATTATCTCGTTGTGGGCCATATGGAGCCCGACCATTGCGCCAATATCGAGGAGCTCGTCCGCCGTTATCCGGAATTGAAAATTGTCGGCAATAAGAAGACGTTCCAGTTCATGGAGCAGTTCTATAACTTCAGCAAGCCGGACAATTACCTCATCGTCAAAGAAGGCGAGGAGCTGTCGCTCGGAGAGCATACGCTGCGCTTCATGATGGCTCCGTTTGTCCATTGGCCTGAAGTTATGTTCACCTATGAAGTCTCGAAGAAAATCCTGTTCTCCGCCGACGCCTTTGGCTGCTTCGGTTCGCTTTCGGGGAATATTTTCTCCGACCAGACCGATTTTGACGGAGTGTACCTGGAGGAGTCCCGCCGCTATTACTCCAATATTGTAGGCAAATACGGACCTCAAGTGCAGACGGTGCTGAAAAAAGTAGCCAAGCAGGACATCGAAATGATCTGTCCGCTGCATGGTCCGGTGTGGCGCGAGAACCTGTCGTACATTCTGGACAGATATCAGAAGTGGAGTACCTATCAGCCGGAGAAGACCGGCGTGGTGCTGGTGTATGCGTCCATGTACGGCAATACGGAGAACGTGATGAACCTGATCGCATCCAAGCTTTCGGCCAAGGGGGTTCAGGATATCCGCATGTACGATGTGTCCAAGACCCACCCATCTTATATCATCTCGGACGCCTGGAAATTCAGCCATCTGGTCTTCGGCTCGCCTACCTATAACCTGGGTCTGTATCACGGCATGCAGGCTCTGCTGCATGAAATGGCGTCCCTGAACCTGCAGAACCGCAAAGTTTCCCTTGTGGGCAACTATACTTGGGCCAACGCCGCCGTAAGGGAAATGACCGAAATCCTGGAGAGTATGAAAAAAATCGAGTTCATCGGCGAGCCTTTTGAAATCAACTCCGCCTTAAAGCCGGAGCAGCTGCCGGAACTTGACCTGCTGGTGGAAGCCATCTATGACTCCCTGAATGCCGATACGGAAGAAGCGGTCGCGGCAAGCGCGGGAACAGCCGGAAACTAA
- the rpoN gene encoding RNA polymerase factor sigma-54 codes for MIQFGLKQEQALKLAMTPELRQAIQMLQYSSAELLSYLREQANDNPVIDLQETDLTVGIGAEPSATRKDDDGSRAGDGYAHSSSTQTFDLLAVMANPADTLYEHLKKQLGLIRGLTESEYRTALYLIGNLDEKGYLELDMKSDVRLSGASADEAEKMLALIQRFDPAGIAARSLEECLLLQLRRDGTGDGPIVRVVERHLEDLAANRLQKIADALGTDILEVQEIADSIRRLNPRPGAPFAGQERQTVIADIIVEKTGGEYTVSVNETGAPRVSINAYYNRLLREQRNRDEACQYIHDRMAAASWLIKSLEQRRTTLLRVSRAIVEMQRDFFEQGIQGLKPLTQKEIAEQTGLHESTISRAVGNKYMQTPRGLFELKYFFTSSLASADGDAASSESVKLRIKALIDGEDKRKPLSDQAITELLTQEGLEVSRRTVAKYREEMRILSSAKRKRF; via the coding sequence ATGATACAATTCGGACTCAAACAAGAGCAAGCGCTAAAACTGGCCATGACACCCGAACTTCGGCAGGCGATTCAAATGCTGCAGTACTCGTCGGCCGAGCTGCTATCCTATCTGCGCGAGCAGGCCAACGACAATCCGGTGATCGATCTGCAAGAAACCGATTTAACCGTAGGTATCGGCGCCGAGCCGTCCGCAACTCGGAAAGATGATGACGGCAGCCGCGCCGGAGATGGATATGCGCATTCCTCAAGTACACAGACTTTCGATCTGCTGGCTGTGATGGCCAATCCGGCCGATACGCTCTATGAGCATTTGAAAAAGCAGCTGGGGCTGATTCGCGGACTCACCGAAAGTGAATACAGAACGGCGTTGTATCTAATCGGCAATCTGGATGAAAAAGGTTACTTGGAACTTGACATGAAATCGGATGTCCGCTTATCGGGAGCTTCTGCGGATGAGGCGGAAAAGATGCTGGCGCTGATTCAGCGCTTCGATCCGGCGGGAATTGCGGCCCGCAGTCTGGAGGAGTGTCTCCTTCTCCAGCTTCGGAGAGACGGTACCGGGGATGGCCCTATCGTCCGGGTCGTGGAGCGGCATCTGGAAGACCTGGCGGCTAACCGGCTGCAAAAGATCGCGGATGCGCTCGGAACGGACATTCTGGAGGTGCAGGAGATAGCCGATTCCATCCGCAGGCTGAATCCGCGTCCAGGTGCGCCGTTTGCCGGCCAGGAGCGACAGACGGTTATTGCCGATATTATCGTGGAAAAAACCGGCGGCGAGTACACGGTATCCGTCAATGAGACCGGCGCGCCGCGCGTCTCGATCAATGCATACTATAACCGGCTGCTGAGAGAACAGCGGAACCGGGACGAAGCCTGTCAGTATATTCACGACCGGATGGCAGCGGCTTCCTGGCTGATCAAAAGCCTGGAGCAGCGCCGCACAACACTGCTGCGCGTGTCGCGGGCCATCGTGGAAATGCAGCGGGATTTCTTCGAGCAGGGCATTCAAGGACTGAAGCCGCTGACTCAGAAAGAGATTGCGGAGCAAACGGGCCTTCATGAATCCACAATCAGCCGGGCCGTCGGCAATAAATACATGCAGACCCCCCGGGGATTATTCGAGCTGAAATACTTTTTCACCTCTTCCCTCGCGTCGGCGGACGGGGACGCCGCATCCTCGGAAAGTGTGAAACTGCGTATTAAGGCATTGATCGACGGAGAGGACAAACGGAAACCGCTGTCCGATCAGGCGATTACAGAGCTGCTGACGCAGGAAGGGCTTGAGGTGTCGCGCCGGACCGTGGCCAAGTACCGGGAGGAAATGCGCATCCTGTCATCCGCCAAGCGAAAGCGTTTTTAG